One genomic region from Parcubacteria group bacterium ADurb.Bin159 encodes:
- a CDS encoding Transposase IS200 like protein has protein sequence MPRIARLVVVDFPHHITQRGNYQQKTFQNKQDFIYYLNWFEKYRKRYLLLVLAYCLMPNHVHHIVIPQKEDSLAKMFNTTHMRYAQFFNKCHNIRGHLWQDRFYSCVLDEEHFYYAVKYVERNPVEAGLVNEPWQWRWSSAEAHIKGLKGKDQNGITLVDIDQFLKVDNWKEYLEQPTKKEIVEKIEKHSSSGYPLGNKEFIERLEQIYQKKLVSRPQGRPKIAKN, from the coding sequence ATGCCAAGAATTGCTAGATTAGTTGTTGTAGATTTTCCTCATCATATAACTCAAAGGGGGAATTATCAACAAAAAACTTTTCAAAACAAACAAGATTTTATTTACTACCTTAATTGGTTCGAGAAATATCGGAAGAGATATTTACTTCTTGTTCTCGCTTATTGCTTAATGCCAAATCATGTTCATCATATTGTAATTCCTCAGAAAGAGGATTCATTAGCCAAAATGTTTAATACTACTCACATGAGATATGCTCAATTTTTTAATAAGTGTCACAATATTAGGGGGCATCTATGGCAAGACCGATTTTATTCTTGTGTTTTAGATGAAGAGCATTTTTATTATGCTGTTAAATATGTTGAAAGAAATCCCGTAGAAGCAGGGCTGGTTAATGAACCATGGCAGTGGAGATGGTCAAGTGCCGAGGCTCATATAAAAGGGCTGAAAGGGAAAGACCAAAACGGCATTACCTTAGTTGACATAGATCAATTTTTAAAAGTAGATAATTGGAAAGAATATCTCGAACAACCCACTAAAAAGGAAATTGTAGAAAAAATTGAAAAACATAGTTCAAGCGGCTATCCCTTGGGAAACAAAGAATTTATAGAGCGTTTAGAGCAAATTTACCAGAAAAAATTGGTTAGTAGACCCCAGGGCAGACCCAAAATTGCCAAGAATTGA